A window of the Synechococcus sp. JA-3-3Ab genome harbors these coding sequences:
- the treY gene encoding malto-oligosyltrehalose synthase, producing MRIPTSTYRIQFHAGFDFEAARQIVPYLKLLGISDLYASPIFQARKGSTHGYDVVDPRQINVELGGSEKFELLWETLNQQGIGWIQDIVPNHMAYDGQNQMLMDVLESGPNSDFIDYFDVNWDHSYLGIKGRILAPFLGDFYNKCLESGQIQLRYDADGLSINYYNLRFPLNIDTYADVFTYNLGKLRRKLGRSHPDYVKLLGILFSLKFIPSKEDLLERTDQISFAKHSLWELYTSSPHIQSFFDENIAIFNGKPGDPSSFDLLDSLLARQNFRLSFWKVGAEEINYRRFFTINDLISLRMEDREVFRKTHQLILKLAEQGRFTGLRIDHIDGLFNPEEYLHRLRERCPDLYIVVEKILEANEKLPQQWPVQGTTGYDFLAKLNGIFCQSENAEAFSALYQDFTNLQQSPEQVIEDKKRLIIERNLAGDMDNLAFLLKQITSHHRYANDFTLYSLRRALAEVLVCFPVYRVYIHEGILSSEGQQAVRQAVEKAKENLPILVNELNFLQRFLCLEFPENVSEEEKNEQIYFAMRLQQLAGPLMAKGVEDTAFYVYNRLLSLNEVGGDLYRFGISVQEFHRFNQERAAQWPFSMNASSTHDTKRGEDVRARLNVLSELPAEWEKHIKLWHELNLGYKVRSKQAKRSELPDRNDEYFLYQTLIGSYPFQPEEVPTFIQRVKDYAIKAVREAKVHTAWLRPDTEYEEATLAFIDQILRPSSPFLESFLPFQRKIAHFGIFNSLSQTLLKLTSPGIPDIYQGTELWDLSMVDPDNRRPVDFSRRLAYLEEIQRRIKQDPLQLIQDLLLHRHDGRIKLFLIHQVLKARQEQPQLFLEGSYIPLQVSGSYANHVIAFARQHDKQVVLVVAPRFLTSLIYQTQDPLGDAVWKDTEIQLPRWKRLEWVNGLTQEGIPAGDTLSVGAILKSFPVALLWGQSR from the coding sequence ATGCGGATCCCGACTTCCACCTATCGCATTCAGTTTCACGCTGGATTTGACTTCGAGGCAGCGCGGCAAATTGTCCCCTACCTGAAGTTGCTGGGCATCAGCGATCTATATGCTTCCCCCATCTTTCAGGCCCGCAAGGGCAGCACCCATGGCTACGACGTCGTGGATCCCAGGCAGATCAACGTGGAGTTAGGGGGGAGTGAAAAGTTTGAACTCTTGTGGGAAACCCTCAACCAGCAGGGAATCGGCTGGATCCAAGACATCGTGCCCAACCACATGGCCTACGACGGCCAAAACCAAATGCTGATGGATGTTTTGGAAAGCGGGCCTAACTCAGACTTTATCGACTACTTTGACGTGAATTGGGATCACTCCTATCTGGGGATCAAGGGCAGAATCCTTGCTCCCTTCCTGGGCGACTTCTACAACAAGTGCCTGGAGTCAGGCCAGATTCAGCTACGCTATGATGCCGACGGCCTGAGCATTAACTACTACAACTTAAGATTTCCTCTCAATATTGACACCTATGCCGATGTTTTTACCTATAACCTGGGCAAGTTGCGGCGGAAACTAGGGCGCAGCCACCCCGACTATGTCAAACTACTCGGGATCCTCTTCAGCCTCAAGTTTATTCCTAGCAAAGAGGATCTCCTAGAGCGCACGGATCAAATTAGCTTTGCCAAGCACTCCCTCTGGGAGCTCTACACCTCTAGCCCGCATATTCAAAGCTTCTTTGACGAGAACATCGCCATCTTCAACGGCAAGCCCGGGGATCCCTCCAGCTTTGACTTGTTGGACAGCCTTTTGGCACGGCAAAACTTTCGCCTCTCCTTTTGGAAGGTGGGTGCTGAGGAGATTAATTATCGTCGTTTTTTTACCATCAACGATCTGATCTCGCTGCGGATGGAAGATCGCGAAGTATTTCGCAAAACGCATCAGCTCATTCTCAAGCTCGCAGAACAGGGGCGCTTCACAGGTTTACGCATCGACCACATCGATGGCCTATTTAACCCAGAGGAGTATCTCCACCGTCTGCGAGAACGCTGTCCAGATCTCTACATTGTGGTAGAAAAAATACTAGAAGCTAATGAGAAGCTACCTCAGCAATGGCCAGTTCAAGGCACAACGGGTTACGACTTTTTAGCTAAGCTTAATGGCATCTTTTGCCAATCAGAGAATGCAGAAGCCTTCAGTGCTCTTTATCAAGATTTCACCAACCTGCAACAGTCACCAGAACAGGTTATCGAAGATAAAAAACGGCTGATTATCGAGCGCAACCTGGCAGGGGACATGGACAACCTTGCTTTTTTGCTCAAGCAGATTACCAGCCATCACCGCTATGCCAATGACTTCACCCTCTACAGCTTGCGCCGAGCCTTGGCAGAGGTTTTGGTGTGTTTCCCAGTTTACCGAGTCTACATCCACGAAGGGATCCTCAGCTCAGAAGGTCAACAGGCCGTCCGCCAAGCTGTAGAGAAAGCTAAGGAGAACCTGCCCATTTTGGTTAACGAGCTGAATTTCCTGCAGCGCTTTCTCTGCCTTGAGTTCCCCGAAAACGTCTCAGAGGAAGAGAAAAACGAGCAAATCTACTTTGCCATGCGGCTGCAACAGTTGGCTGGCCCTCTCATGGCCAAAGGGGTAGAGGATACGGCCTTCTACGTTTACAACAGGCTGCTATCCCTGAACGAAGTAGGTGGGGATCTATATCGTTTTGGCATTTCTGTCCAAGAGTTCCATCGCTTTAACCAAGAACGAGCAGCCCAGTGGCCCTTCTCAATGAATGCTTCCTCCACCCATGACACCAAACGCGGCGAGGATGTGCGGGCCCGCCTGAATGTGCTCTCGGAACTCCCCGCTGAATGGGAGAAGCACATTAAACTCTGGCATGAGTTGAATCTTGGCTACAAAGTTCGCAGCAAGCAAGCGAAGCGTTCGGAGCTGCCCGATCGCAACGACGAGTATTTTCTTTATCAGACTTTGATCGGCTCCTATCCTTTTCAACCAGAGGAAGTTCCTACCTTTATCCAGCGAGTTAAAGACTACGCCATTAAAGCAGTTCGGGAAGCTAAGGTTCATACTGCTTGGCTTCGCCCCGATACCGAATACGAAGAAGCTACCCTTGCTTTCATCGATCAGATCCTGCGGCCCTCAAGCCCCTTCTTGGAGTCTTTCCTGCCCTTTCAGCGCAAAATTGCCCACTTTGGCATCTTTAACTCTCTCTCTCAAACTCTGCTGAAGCTCACCAGCCCTGGGATCCCGGATATCTACCAGGGCACGGAGCTGTGGGATCTCAGCATGGTCGATCCCGACAATCGTCGGCCTGTGGACTTTTCCCGCCGCCTGGCTTACCTCGAAGAAATTCAACGGCGAATCAAGCAGGATCCCCTGCAACTTATCCAAGATCTTCTGCTTCACCGCCACGACGGCCGCATTAAGCTGTTTCTCATCCATCAGGTGCTAAAGGCCCGTCAGGAACAGCCGCAGCTATTTCTGGAAGGCAGTTATATTCCCCTGCAGGTGAGCGGCTCCTATGCCAACCATGTCATTGCTTTTGCCCGTCAGCACGACAAACAAGTCGTCCTGGTGGTGGCGCCCCGCTTCCTAACCTCCCTAATTTACCAGACGCAGGATCCCTTGGGGGACGCTGTTTGGAAAGACACAGAAATTCAGCTGCCGCGCTGGAAGCGGCTGGAGTGGGTCAATGGCCTCACCCAAGAAGGGATCCCTGCCGGCGACACCTTGTCGGTGGGCGCCATCCTCAAGTCTTTTCCCGTGGCTCTACTGTGGGGGCAATCTCGCTGA
- a CDS encoding M48 family metallopeptidase encodes MSSTPSTPTLPRQPRILLGLRADHFRHPVDLQATRSLQQVPGLGLLIQNLLGSTAGEIFYLDNIASSIQINEHQLPEIHQLLVQACRILDLEVPQLYVRQNPVPNAYTFAMQGKKPFIVLHSSLLDLLEPPEIQAVIAHELGHLKCNHGVYLTMANLLMLSTSLLPFGGLFYQALQDQLLHWLRCAEFTCDRAALLVTQDARTVISVLMKLCGGSPQLAAKLNVDAFLEQARTYEELDDDLWQLELKQMQTIGRTHPLPVLRAREIERWFRSNTYRQILEQHGSTAA; translated from the coding sequence ATGTCCTCTACACCATCCACGCCAACCCTTCCCCGCCAGCCCCGCATCCTGTTGGGCCTGCGGGCTGACCATTTTCGCCATCCTGTGGATCTGCAGGCAACCCGCTCTCTGCAGCAGGTGCCGGGGCTGGGCCTGCTGATTCAGAATTTGCTCGGCTCGACGGCAGGGGAGATTTTTTATCTGGATAACATCGCCTCGAGCATTCAAATCAACGAGCACCAGTTGCCGGAAATTCACCAGCTTCTGGTGCAGGCCTGTCGCATTCTAGATCTGGAAGTGCCCCAGCTCTACGTGCGCCAAAATCCCGTGCCCAACGCTTACACTTTTGCCATGCAGGGGAAAAAGCCCTTTATCGTCCTGCACAGCTCCCTGCTGGACTTGCTGGAGCCGCCGGAAATTCAAGCCGTGATCGCCCACGAGCTGGGCCACCTCAAGTGCAACCACGGCGTCTACTTGACGATGGCCAACCTTCTCATGCTTTCGACCAGTTTGCTCCCCTTCGGTGGGCTCTTCTATCAAGCGCTGCAAGATCAACTGCTGCACTGGCTGCGCTGTGCCGAGTTTACCTGCGACCGGGCGGCGCTGCTGGTTACCCAGGACGCAAGAACGGTGATCTCGGTGCTAATGAAGCTGTGCGGCGGCTCGCCGCAGTTGGCCGCCAAGCTCAATGTGGATGCTTTTCTGGAGCAGGCCCGCACCTACGAGGAGCTGGACGACGATCTCTGGCAGCTTGAGCTGAAGCAGATGCAGACCATTGGGCGCACCCACCCGCTGCCGGTGCTGCGAGCTCGGGAAATTGAGCGCTGGTTCCGCAGCAACACTTACCGGCAAATTTTGGAGCAGCACGGCTCGACTGCTGCCTGA
- a CDS encoding PfkB family carbohydrate kinase, producing MASLGVTSGLPLIVGETLFDCFPDKVVLGGAALNVAWNLKGLGSDPVLLSRVGQDEAAEQLLAALRRQGLRLEGLQRDPLHPTGQVRVTLDGEGIPTFAILPDQAYDYIQLDRAALQALRPSLIYRGSLAARREAAHRHFQETLPTLGCPVFLDLNLRDPWWRPGPVREMLRTCAWLKLNQEELEQVVQLESIPAGKVEEQGQALRARLNLRGLFLTLGAAGAFLFTGRGVYRGEPVPVPRLVDTVGAGDGFSAVAILGLLQGWPEAVLLQRAVEFAAAICGVAGGAPPDPAFYRPFRQAWGL from the coding sequence ATGGCTTCCCTCGGAGTGACCTCTGGCCTCCCCCTGATTGTGGGGGAGACCCTTTTCGATTGTTTCCCAGACAAGGTGGTGCTGGGCGGTGCGGCTTTGAATGTGGCTTGGAACCTCAAAGGGCTAGGATCCGATCCCGTCTTGCTCAGCCGCGTCGGCCAAGATGAGGCGGCAGAACAGTTGTTGGCGGCGCTGCGGCGGCAGGGGCTGCGTCTGGAAGGGCTGCAGCGGGATCCGCTTCACCCCACCGGCCAAGTCCGGGTCACGCTGGATGGGGAGGGGATTCCGACCTTCGCCATCTTGCCCGACCAAGCCTACGACTACATCCAGTTGGACAGGGCAGCTCTGCAAGCCCTCCGCCCCAGCCTGATCTACCGGGGCAGCTTGGCGGCGCGTCGAGAAGCAGCCCATCGCCATTTTCAGGAGACCCTTCCCACTTTGGGCTGTCCGGTGTTTTTGGACCTCAATCTGCGGGATCCCTGGTGGCGCCCAGGCCCCGTCCGGGAAATGCTGCGCACCTGCGCTTGGCTGAAGCTGAACCAAGAGGAGCTGGAGCAGGTGGTGCAGTTAGAAAGCATCCCCGCCGGCAAGGTGGAGGAACAGGGGCAGGCCTTGCGGGCGCGGTTGAACCTGAGGGGCTTGTTCCTAACGCTGGGGGCGGCAGGTGCATTCCTGTTCACCGGTAGGGGGGTGTATCGGGGGGAGCCGGTGCCGGTGCCGCGGCTGGTGGATACGGTGGGGGCAGGGGATGGGTTTAGCGCGGTGGCCATCCTGGGCCTGCTGCAAGGATGGCCGGAGGCGGTGTTGCTGCAACGGGCGGTGGAGTTTGCGGCGGCCATCTGTGGAGTTGCGGGGGGCGCCCCCCCAGATCCGGCGTTCTATCGCCCCTTCCGGCAAGCGTGGGGGCTGTAG
- a CDS encoding ABC transporter ATP-binding protein has translation MHPGRSYRRLFPFIRPHLWMLLLGLACTLGFVLTMPALAYLIEWVARSIGAGDLGQLRILALIGVVFFLVRGAFQYGQDTLMAKASLQMVLELRQRLYAHLQGLDVDYFSGSRTGDLVYRLTGDLDRVGEVVQRFFHRFIPSVLTILAVVAYLFYLNGILTLTTLVIAPLMGALISWFGERLLLRSRLNQESMADLSSLLTEAFAGISLTRAFAAEDYEIRRFSAMAENNRLARFQTEQVKAIQDPVVGFLYAMSVLGVFWVGGWQISKGNLTGSQFLGFIAGVAMLIDPIVHITNNYSELKQGEASVERIFELLDTRSRVRELPGARPMPPIEGWVEFEQVSFAYKPDQPVLKQISFQVAPGEIVALVGSSGAGKSTLVNLIPRFYDPQEGCIRIDGIDIRTVTLKSLRRQIGIVPQEITLFSGTIASNIAYGQEDFDLEAVRQAARVANIDSFIESLPDGYATRVGERGVTLSGGQRQRLAIARAVLLNPKILILDEATSALDNESEALVQEALQRLMQRCTVFVIAHRLSTVRSAHRIFVLEQGQLLEEGNHRELLSKGGRYAQFHWRQFQ, from the coding sequence GTGCATCCGGGTCGTAGCTATCGCCGCCTTTTTCCCTTCATTCGGCCCCACCTGTGGATGTTGCTGCTGGGGCTGGCCTGTACCCTTGGCTTTGTCCTCACTATGCCTGCCCTCGCCTACTTGATCGAGTGGGTGGCCCGCTCCATCGGCGCGGGGGATCTGGGGCAACTGCGGATCTTGGCCTTGATCGGGGTGGTGTTTTTTCTGGTGCGCGGCGCCTTCCAGTACGGCCAGGACACCCTTATGGCCAAGGCCTCTTTGCAAATGGTATTGGAATTGCGGCAACGGCTCTACGCCCATTTGCAGGGGTTGGATGTGGACTACTTTTCCGGCAGCCGCACCGGCGACCTGGTCTACCGCCTCACCGGCGATCTGGATCGGGTGGGCGAAGTGGTGCAGCGCTTTTTCCACCGCTTCATCCCCAGCGTGCTCACCATCTTGGCGGTAGTGGCCTACCTGTTCTACCTCAACGGCATCCTCACCTTGACCACCCTGGTGATTGCCCCCCTGATGGGCGCCTTGATCAGTTGGTTTGGGGAGCGGCTGCTGCTGCGCTCCCGCCTTAACCAGGAGAGCATGGCCGACCTGTCCTCCCTTCTGACGGAAGCCTTTGCCGGCATCAGCCTCACCCGCGCCTTTGCTGCCGAGGACTACGAGATCCGCCGCTTCAGCGCCATGGCCGAGAACAACCGCCTGGCCCGCTTCCAAACCGAACAGGTTAAAGCTATCCAAGACCCGGTGGTGGGCTTTCTGTACGCCATGAGCGTGTTGGGGGTGTTTTGGGTGGGGGGCTGGCAGATTAGCAAGGGCAACCTGACCGGCAGCCAGTTTCTTGGCTTTATTGCCGGGGTCGCCATGCTGATCGACCCCATTGTCCACATCACCAACAACTACAGCGAGCTGAAACAGGGGGAAGCCTCGGTGGAGCGGATCTTCGAGCTCTTGGATACCCGCTCCCGCGTGCGGGAGCTGCCCGGCGCCCGCCCCATGCCGCCCATTGAAGGCTGGGTGGAGTTCGAGCAGGTTTCCTTTGCCTACAAACCAGATCAGCCGGTGCTCAAACAGATCAGCTTCCAGGTGGCCCCCGGCGAGATTGTCGCCCTGGTGGGATCCTCCGGCGCCGGCAAATCCACCCTGGTCAACCTGATCCCGCGCTTCTACGATCCCCAGGAAGGCTGCATCCGCATCGACGGCATCGACATCCGCACCGTCACCCTCAAGAGCTTGCGCCGCCAGATCGGCATCGTGCCCCAGGAGATTACCCTGTTTTCCGGCACCATCGCCAGCAACATCGCCTACGGCCAAGAGGACTTTGACCTGGAAGCAGTGCGGCAGGCGGCCCGCGTGGCCAACATCGACAGTTTCATCGAGAGCCTGCCCGATGGCTACGCCACCCGTGTTGGAGAACGCGGAGTTACCCTCTCCGGCGGCCAGCGGCAGCGGTTGGCCATTGCCCGCGCCGTGTTGCTCAACCCCAAGATCTTGATCCTGGACGAGGCCACCTCTGCTTTGGATAACGAGTCTGAGGCCTTGGTGCAGGAAGCTCTGCAGCGGTTGATGCAGCGCTGCACGGTTTTTGTGATCGCCCACCGCCTTTCTACGGTGCGCAGCGCCCATCGCATTTTCGTCCTCGAGCAGGGGCAACTGTTGGAGGAGGGCAATCATCGCGAGTTGCTGAGCAAGGGGGGGCGCTACGCCCAGTTCCACTGGCGCCAGTTCCAGTAG
- a CDS encoding metal-binding protein, with amino-acid sequence MPLGSTHDRITLWTAPGVTLAAGLLGNSAAVALAVGSAYLFSGLMFSGDLDTDSRQYRRWLFLRWIWLPYRRCLQHRSFWSHGPIVGTALRVLYLGLWVAGVGLPGAWLGSRLGWWQWRPWAWRNHLWQGLHAHAETLLWVGMGLELGSLNHSLSDCLVSRWRRWRRRRRRRGSPLARYGQKLG; translated from the coding sequence ATGCCTCTAGGATCCACCCACGATCGCATCACCCTCTGGACAGCTCCCGGCGTCACTTTGGCAGCCGGCCTGTTGGGCAACAGCGCTGCCGTAGCTCTGGCCGTGGGATCCGCCTATCTCTTCAGCGGCCTGATGTTTTCCGGGGATCTGGACACTGACTCTCGCCAGTATCGCCGCTGGCTGTTCCTGCGCTGGATTTGGCTCCCCTACCGCCGCTGCCTGCAACACCGCTCCTTCTGGTCCCACGGGCCGATCGTCGGCACTGCCCTGCGCGTGCTCTACCTGGGCCTGTGGGTGGCGGGGGTGGGCCTGCCGGGGGCTTGGCTGGGATCCCGCCTGGGCTGGTGGCAGTGGCGGCCCTGGGCCTGGCGCAACCACCTCTGGCAAGGGTTGCATGCGCACGCAGAGACGCTGCTTTGGGTGGGCATGGGGCTGGAGCTGGGTTCGCTGAACCACAGCCTCAGCGATTGCCTGGTCTCCCGCTGGCGACGTTGGCGCAGACGCCGTCGAAGAAGGGGATCCCCCCTTGCCAGGTATGGGCAAAAGTTAGGCTAG
- a CDS encoding putative 2-dehydropantoate 2-reductase produces the protein MAVLPETRRYAVLGTGALGGFYGAKLQQAGFTVHFLLHSDYDHVRQKGLWVESCWGDFHLPQVNAYAAVEEMPVCEGVIVALKATQNHLLPRLLPPVLADNGVVILLQNGLGAEPEIANWVGPERVIGGLCFISSNKVGPGHICHLDYGSVLLAEYGPGYAPQGITPRLQQVQADFQRAGIPTSLSPDLMLARWQKLVWNIPFNGLSVIFNADTQQMIRDPEARALAETLMHEVIQGAAACGRHLPQTLISEMLASTEKMAPYRTSMKIDYERKRPLELEAIFANPLRYAQQGGIQMPRVEMLYRQLQVLDRLNRGIPA, from the coding sequence ATGGCTGTCTTGCCGGAAACCCGTCGCTACGCTGTCTTGGGCACAGGCGCCCTGGGAGGGTTTTACGGGGCAAAACTGCAACAGGCTGGCTTCACGGTGCATTTTCTCTTGCACAGCGACTACGACCACGTGCGCCAGAAAGGGCTGTGGGTAGAGTCCTGCTGGGGCGACTTTCACTTACCCCAGGTAAATGCCTACGCCGCCGTGGAGGAGATGCCCGTCTGCGAAGGGGTGATCGTGGCCCTGAAAGCTACCCAAAATCACCTCCTGCCACGGTTGCTGCCGCCTGTGCTGGCGGACAACGGCGTGGTGATCCTGCTGCAAAACGGCCTGGGGGCGGAGCCGGAGATTGCCAACTGGGTTGGCCCTGAGCGGGTGATCGGCGGGCTGTGCTTTATCAGCTCCAACAAAGTCGGCCCCGGCCACATCTGTCATCTGGATTATGGCTCGGTGCTGCTGGCGGAATACGGCCCCGGCTATGCGCCCCAGGGGATCACGCCTCGCCTTCAACAAGTTCAAGCAGATTTTCAGCGGGCCGGGATCCCGACCTCTCTTTCTCCGGATCTGATGTTGGCCCGCTGGCAGAAGTTGGTCTGGAACATTCCCTTCAACGGCCTCTCGGTGATCTTCAACGCCGATACCCAGCAAATGATCCGCGACCCTGAGGCCCGCGCTTTGGCGGAAACGCTGATGCACGAGGTGATCCAGGGGGCTGCCGCCTGTGGCCGCCACCTCCCGCAGACCCTGATCTCCGAGATGCTGGCCAGCACCGAGAAGATGGCCCCCTACCGAACCAGCATGAAGATCGACTACGAGCGCAAGCGTCCCCTGGAACTGGAGGCTATTTTTGCCAACCCGCTCCGCTATGCCCAGCAAGGCGGGATTCAGATGCCGCGGGTGGAGATGCTCTACCGGCAGTTGCAGGTGTTGGATCGCCTCAATCGAGGGATCCCGGCCTGA
- the pyrR gene encoding bifunctional pyr operon transcriptional regulator/uracil phosphoribosyltransferase PyrR, with protein MSTVEVFNAQQIAELIDALATAIARDHPHLDRLVLIGIRTRGVPLAYRLRDRIATGFGSPPQVGELDITFFRDDLGSGGLRTPNRSELPRDLTGQEVVLVDDVLFRGRTVRAALEALNHFGRPEQVRLAVLIDRGHRQFPIQPDYCGHKLTTAPEQIVKVHLRETDGEERVLLIDAKLEENSRE; from the coding sequence ATGTCCACAGTCGAGGTCTTCAATGCGCAGCAGATAGCGGAGCTGATCGACGCTCTGGCTACAGCAATTGCCAGGGATCACCCCCACCTGGACAGGCTGGTGTTGATCGGCATTCGCACTCGCGGCGTCCCCTTGGCCTACCGCCTGCGGGATCGCATCGCCACCGGCTTCGGGAGCCCACCGCAGGTAGGAGAGCTGGACATCACCTTCTTCCGAGACGACCTGGGCTCCGGCGGCCTGCGCACTCCCAATCGCAGCGAGCTGCCGCGGGATCTGACCGGCCAAGAAGTGGTGTTGGTGGACGATGTGCTCTTCCGGGGTCGCACCGTCCGTGCGGCTCTGGAGGCTCTCAACCACTTTGGGCGACCGGAGCAAGTGCGCCTGGCCGTGTTGATCGACCGCGGCCACCGCCAGTTTCCCATTCAACCAGACTACTGCGGTCACAAGCTAACCACGGCCCCTGAGCAGATCGTCAAAGTGCACCTGCGGGAAACCGACGGCGAGGAGCGGGTGTTGTTGATCGACGCCAAACTTGAGGAAAACAGCAGAGAGTGA
- a CDS encoding pentapeptide repeat-containing protein produces MSVAWPASGLVRLSWLTPFLRGAVFCGLILCLGVALLGSPSWAEDYSKRDLQGANFAGQDLSGWKFLKANLRQSDLSHVKAAGANLFGANLSKANLRGADLRGATLDMANLQGADLREAQLQDSMMWLARVEGIQIDGADFTNALIRQDALSILCERATGVNPVTGRATRDTLECD; encoded by the coding sequence ATGTCTGTTGCTTGGCCGGCTTCTGGTTTGGTGAGACTGTCCTGGCTGACCCCTTTCCTGCGGGGTGCGGTGTTTTGCGGGCTGATCCTGTGCCTGGGTGTCGCCCTCTTGGGATCCCCGTCCTGGGCAGAAGACTACAGCAAGCGGGATCTGCAGGGGGCGAACTTTGCCGGACAAGACCTGAGCGGCTGGAAATTTCTCAAGGCCAACCTGCGACAAAGCGATCTCAGCCATGTCAAAGCGGCAGGGGCGAACCTGTTCGGGGCCAATCTCAGCAAAGCCAACTTGCGCGGAGCCGACTTGCGCGGGGCCACTTTGGACATGGCCAACCTACAGGGTGCGGATCTGCGAGAAGCGCAACTGCAGGACAGCATGATGTGGCTGGCCCGAGTCGAAGGGATCCAAATTGATGGGGCGGATTTCACCAATGCGTTGATACGGCAAGACGCCCTCTCCATCCTTTGCGAACGGGCCACCGGCGTTAACCCTGTAACCGGTCGGGCCACCCGCGACACTCTTGAATGTGACTGA
- a CDS encoding heme oxygenase (biliverdin-producing) has product MSAQLREGTKQSHTMAENMAFIKCFLKGVVDKKAYSRYVGNFYFVYSALEEGFAQLREHPLVGRLYYPELWRRASLEKDLNYFVGPNWRAVVKPSPACQVYVNRIREVVEKDPVLLIAHAYTRYIGDLSGGQILKNIARRAMGLPPGEGTAFYDFEQIPHEGKFKQRYRAQLDALELDQATIERIVAEANYAFKLNMDLFKELEGNWLLSMARLAWNSLLSQFQRKPARSEAAASSS; this is encoded by the coding sequence TTGTCGGCCCAGTTGCGAGAGGGCACCAAGCAGTCCCACACCATGGCCGAGAACATGGCCTTTATCAAGTGTTTCCTCAAGGGAGTGGTGGATAAAAAAGCCTACAGCCGCTATGTGGGCAACTTTTACTTTGTCTACAGCGCTCTGGAAGAGGGCTTTGCCCAATTGCGAGAGCACCCGCTGGTGGGCCGGCTTTACTATCCCGAATTGTGGCGCAGGGCCAGCCTGGAGAAGGATTTAAATTATTTTGTCGGCCCCAATTGGCGTGCCGTGGTCAAGCCCTCTCCCGCTTGCCAGGTCTATGTCAACCGCATTCGAGAAGTGGTGGAAAAAGACCCGGTTCTGCTGATTGCCCACGCCTACACCCGCTACATCGGCGACCTCTCGGGCGGCCAGATCCTGAAAAACATCGCCCGCCGGGCCATGGGCCTGCCGCCGGGGGAAGGAACGGCCTTTTACGATTTCGAGCAGATCCCCCACGAGGGCAAGTTTAAGCAGCGCTACCGCGCCCAGTTGGACGCGCTGGAGCTGGATCAGGCCACCATCGAGCGCATTGTGGCGGAAGCCAACTACGCCTTCAAGCTCAACATGGACTTGTTCAAGGAATTGGAGGGCAATTGGCTGCTATCCATGGCCCGCTTGGCCTGGAACTCGCTGCTCAGCCAGTTTCAACGCAAGCCCGCCCGTTCTGAGGCAGCCGCTTCCAGCTCCTAA